The following are encoded in a window of Cydia strobilella chromosome 1, ilCydStro3.1, whole genome shotgun sequence genomic DNA:
- the LOC134747363 gene encoding odorant receptor 13a-like isoform X4 produces MSSTAKEEFLVGMEYLSVITSRIFLYPFLGRSKTKLLCYHFICFLIIFASFQQFVFLCVSKLNSFLDIVNIAPNIGVCAMSVTKYMKVNSNKELYNLIFVHFRTDMWDIVSEKCQENVKILKRYQKIIHFITIWFVYYVVPLILIVTSFPILIMYYDNMILGKELEHRYPFEAWYPFDKVKWYYVAYAWESFITGLVVCIYTFSDLINVSYIAYICLELKLLGTHLKELIGAEDIKQLKRSQNATAIHYKIRQKLREIIIKHNFIANISSQLDIIFGDIMFVNYTFGSVFICLTAFTFTSAQLAQALYDSKWTYGDRQTRQLVLMLIMRMQKPFQLTAKGYIAMNLDTFTTICSTSYQFFNLLRTMYDPEAN; encoded by the exons ATGTCTTCGACTGCAAAAGAAGAATTTCTTGTCGGAATGGAATATTTAAGTGTTATCACTTCGAGGATATTTTTGTATCCCTTCTTGggcagatcaaaaactaagctTCTTTGTTATCATTTCATTTGTTTCCTAATAATTTTTGCGTCTTTTCAACAGTTCGTTTTTTTGTGTGTTTCCAAATTAAACAGTTTTCTTGATATTGTCAATATCGCACCAAATATCGGAGTTTGCGCGATGTCCGTTACTAAATATATGAAAGTAAATAGTAACAAggaattatacaatttaatatttgttcatTTCCGTACAGATATGTGGGATATCGTCTCCGAAAAATGTcaggaaaatgtaaaaattttgaaaagatATCAGAAAATTATACATTTCATTACAATTTGGTTCGTTTACTACGTCGTGCCGTTAATTTTGATTGTTACATCGTTCCCGATTCTAATTATGTATTACGATAACATGATCCTTGGAAAGGAACTAGAGCACCGTTATCCTTTCGAAGCTTGGTACCCTTTTGACAAAGTAAAGTGGTATTACGTTGCTTACGCATGGGAAAGCTTTATTACGGGGCTTGTTGTTTGTATTTACACATTTTCAGACCTCATAAATGTATCGTACATAGCTTACATCTGCTTAGAATTGAAACTTCTTGGtactcatttgaaagagctcataGGAGCTGAGGATATAAAGCAATTGAAAAGATCACAGAACGCTACCGCTATTCATTATAAAATTAGACAAAAACTAagagaaattattataaaacataatttcatAGCAAA caTCTCATCTCAGCTAGACATTATTTTTGGAGATATAATGTTTGTTAATTACACTTTTGGATCCGTATTTATTTGTCTTACTGCTTTCACGTTTACG AGTGCGCAGCTAGCCCAGGCTCTCTACGATTCCAAGTGGACCTATGGCGACAGACAAACAAGACAGTTGGTCCTCATGCTCATCATGCGGATGCAGAAACCCTTTCAGCTTACTGCTAAGGGATATATCGCCATGAATCTTGATACGTTCACCACT ATTTGCAGCACATCATATCAATTCTTCAATCTTCTTCGCACCATGTATGATCCTGAAGCAAATTAA
- the LOC134747363 gene encoding odorant receptor 13a-like isoform X1: MSSTAKEEFLVGMEYLSVITSRIFLYPFLGRSKTKLLCYHFICFLIIFASFQQFVFLCVSKLNSFLDIVNIAPNIGVCAMSVTKYMKVNSNKELYNLIFVHFRTDMWDIVSEKCQENVKILKRYQKIIHFITIWFVYYVVPLILIVTSFPILIMYYDNMILGKELEHRYPFEAWYPFDKVKWYYVAYAWESFITGLVVCIYTFSDLINVSYIAYICLELKLLGTHLKELIGAEDIKQLKRSQNATAIHYKIRQKLREIIIKHNFIANISSQLDIIFGDIMFVNYTFGSVFICLTAFTFTVTDELYSTLRCFFFLISLVISMLNQCIIGQCVSDHSAQLAQALYDSKWTYGDRQTRQLVLMLIMRMQKPFQLTAKGYIAMNLDTFTTICSTSYQFFNLLRTMYDPEAN, from the exons ATGTCTTCGACTGCAAAAGAAGAATTTCTTGTCGGAATGGAATATTTAAGTGTTATCACTTCGAGGATATTTTTGTATCCCTTCTTGggcagatcaaaaactaagctTCTTTGTTATCATTTCATTTGTTTCCTAATAATTTTTGCGTCTTTTCAACAGTTCGTTTTTTTGTGTGTTTCCAAATTAAACAGTTTTCTTGATATTGTCAATATCGCACCAAATATCGGAGTTTGCGCGATGTCCGTTACTAAATATATGAAAGTAAATAGTAACAAggaattatacaatttaatatttgttcatTTCCGTACAGATATGTGGGATATCGTCTCCGAAAAATGTcaggaaaatgtaaaaattttgaaaagatATCAGAAAATTATACATTTCATTACAATTTGGTTCGTTTACTACGTCGTGCCGTTAATTTTGATTGTTACATCGTTCCCGATTCTAATTATGTATTACGATAACATGATCCTTGGAAAGGAACTAGAGCACCGTTATCCTTTCGAAGCTTGGTACCCTTTTGACAAAGTAAAGTGGTATTACGTTGCTTACGCATGGGAAAGCTTTATTACGGGGCTTGTTGTTTGTATTTACACATTTTCAGACCTCATAAATGTATCGTACATAGCTTACATCTGCTTAGAATTGAAACTTCTTGGtactcatttgaaagagctcataGGAGCTGAGGATATAAAGCAATTGAAAAGATCACAGAACGCTACCGCTATTCATTATAAAATTAGACAAAAACTAagagaaattattataaaacataatttcatAGCAAA caTCTCATCTCAGCTAGACATTATTTTTGGAGATATAATGTTTGTTAATTACACTTTTGGATCCGTATTTATTTGTCTTACTGCTTTCACGTTTACG GTTACTGATGAACTTTACAGTACTTTGCGCTgttttttctttcttatttCATTGGTAATTTCAATGCTCAATCAATGTATCATAGGGCAATGCGTAAGTGATCAT AGTGCGCAGCTAGCCCAGGCTCTCTACGATTCCAAGTGGACCTATGGCGACAGACAAACAAGACAGTTGGTCCTCATGCTCATCATGCGGATGCAGAAACCCTTTCAGCTTACTGCTAAGGGATATATCGCCATGAATCTTGATACGTTCACCACT ATTTGCAGCACATCATATCAATTCTTCAATCTTCTTCGCACCATGTATGATCCTGAAGCAAATTAA
- the LOC134747363 gene encoding odorant receptor 13a-like isoform X2 produces the protein MSSTAKEEFLVGMEYLSVITSRIFLYPFLGRSKTKLLCYHFICFLIIFASFQQFVFLCVSKLNSFLDIVNIAPNIGVCAMSVTKYMKVNSNKELYNLIFVHFRTDMWDIVSEKCQENVKILKRYQKIIHFITIWFVYYVVPLILIVTSFPILIMYYDNMILGKELEHRYPFEAWYPFDKVKWYYVAYAWESFITGLVVCIYTFSDLINVSYIAYICLELKLLGTHLKELIGAEDIKQLKRSQNATAIHYKIRQKLREIIIKHNFIANISSQLDIIFGDIMFVNYTFGSVFICLTAFTFTVTDELYSTLRCFFFLISLVISMLNQCIIGQCSAQLAQALYDSKWTYGDRQTRQLVLMLIMRMQKPFQLTAKGYIAMNLDTFTTICSTSYQFFNLLRTMYDPEAN, from the exons ATGTCTTCGACTGCAAAAGAAGAATTTCTTGTCGGAATGGAATATTTAAGTGTTATCACTTCGAGGATATTTTTGTATCCCTTCTTGggcagatcaaaaactaagctTCTTTGTTATCATTTCATTTGTTTCCTAATAATTTTTGCGTCTTTTCAACAGTTCGTTTTTTTGTGTGTTTCCAAATTAAACAGTTTTCTTGATATTGTCAATATCGCACCAAATATCGGAGTTTGCGCGATGTCCGTTACTAAATATATGAAAGTAAATAGTAACAAggaattatacaatttaatatttgttcatTTCCGTACAGATATGTGGGATATCGTCTCCGAAAAATGTcaggaaaatgtaaaaattttgaaaagatATCAGAAAATTATACATTTCATTACAATTTGGTTCGTTTACTACGTCGTGCCGTTAATTTTGATTGTTACATCGTTCCCGATTCTAATTATGTATTACGATAACATGATCCTTGGAAAGGAACTAGAGCACCGTTATCCTTTCGAAGCTTGGTACCCTTTTGACAAAGTAAAGTGGTATTACGTTGCTTACGCATGGGAAAGCTTTATTACGGGGCTTGTTGTTTGTATTTACACATTTTCAGACCTCATAAATGTATCGTACATAGCTTACATCTGCTTAGAATTGAAACTTCTTGGtactcatttgaaagagctcataGGAGCTGAGGATATAAAGCAATTGAAAAGATCACAGAACGCTACCGCTATTCATTATAAAATTAGACAAAAACTAagagaaattattataaaacataatttcatAGCAAA caTCTCATCTCAGCTAGACATTATTTTTGGAGATATAATGTTTGTTAATTACACTTTTGGATCCGTATTTATTTGTCTTACTGCTTTCACGTTTACG GTTACTGATGAACTTTACAGTACTTTGCGCTgttttttctttcttatttCATTGGTAATTTCAATGCTCAATCAATGTATCATAGGGCAATGC AGTGCGCAGCTAGCCCAGGCTCTCTACGATTCCAAGTGGACCTATGGCGACAGACAAACAAGACAGTTGGTCCTCATGCTCATCATGCGGATGCAGAAACCCTTTCAGCTTACTGCTAAGGGATATATCGCCATGAATCTTGATACGTTCACCACT ATTTGCAGCACATCATATCAATTCTTCAATCTTCTTCGCACCATGTATGATCCTGAAGCAAATTAA
- the LOC134747363 gene encoding odorant receptor 13a-like isoform X3, with translation MSSTAKEEFLVGMEYLSVITSRIFLYPFLGRSKTKLLCYHFICFLIIFASFQQFVFLCVSKLNSFLDIVNIAPNIGVCAMSVTKYMKVNSNKELYNLIFVHFRTDMWDIVSEKCQENVKILKRYQKIIHFITIWFVYYVVPLILIVTSFPILIMYYDNMILGKELEHRYPFEAWYPFDKVKWYYVAYAWESFITGLVVCIYTFSDLINVSYIAYICLELKLLGTHLKELIGAEDIKQLKRSQNATAIHYKIRQKLREIIIKHNFIANISSQLDIIFGDIMFVNYTFGSVFICLTAFTFTVTDELYSTLRCFFFLISLSAQLAQALYDSKWTYGDRQTRQLVLMLIMRMQKPFQLTAKGYIAMNLDTFTTICSTSYQFFNLLRTMYDPEAN, from the exons ATGTCTTCGACTGCAAAAGAAGAATTTCTTGTCGGAATGGAATATTTAAGTGTTATCACTTCGAGGATATTTTTGTATCCCTTCTTGggcagatcaaaaactaagctTCTTTGTTATCATTTCATTTGTTTCCTAATAATTTTTGCGTCTTTTCAACAGTTCGTTTTTTTGTGTGTTTCCAAATTAAACAGTTTTCTTGATATTGTCAATATCGCACCAAATATCGGAGTTTGCGCGATGTCCGTTACTAAATATATGAAAGTAAATAGTAACAAggaattatacaatttaatatttgttcatTTCCGTACAGATATGTGGGATATCGTCTCCGAAAAATGTcaggaaaatgtaaaaattttgaaaagatATCAGAAAATTATACATTTCATTACAATTTGGTTCGTTTACTACGTCGTGCCGTTAATTTTGATTGTTACATCGTTCCCGATTCTAATTATGTATTACGATAACATGATCCTTGGAAAGGAACTAGAGCACCGTTATCCTTTCGAAGCTTGGTACCCTTTTGACAAAGTAAAGTGGTATTACGTTGCTTACGCATGGGAAAGCTTTATTACGGGGCTTGTTGTTTGTATTTACACATTTTCAGACCTCATAAATGTATCGTACATAGCTTACATCTGCTTAGAATTGAAACTTCTTGGtactcatttgaaagagctcataGGAGCTGAGGATATAAAGCAATTGAAAAGATCACAGAACGCTACCGCTATTCATTATAAAATTAGACAAAAACTAagagaaattattataaaacataatttcatAGCAAA caTCTCATCTCAGCTAGACATTATTTTTGGAGATATAATGTTTGTTAATTACACTTTTGGATCCGTATTTATTTGTCTTACTGCTTTCACGTTTACG GTTACTGATGAACTTTACAGTACTTTGCGCTgttttttctttcttatttCATTG AGTGCGCAGCTAGCCCAGGCTCTCTACGATTCCAAGTGGACCTATGGCGACAGACAAACAAGACAGTTGGTCCTCATGCTCATCATGCGGATGCAGAAACCCTTTCAGCTTACTGCTAAGGGATATATCGCCATGAATCTTGATACGTTCACCACT ATTTGCAGCACATCATATCAATTCTTCAATCTTCTTCGCACCATGTATGATCCTGAAGCAAATTAA